One part of the Leucobacter triazinivorans genome encodes these proteins:
- a CDS encoding NAD(P)-dependent oxidoreductase yields MSGADRAPGAGETQNPPSVILREPASRRISGEAAATVLVPRSAQDDRGQVRDDAPVVVGLGPVDPELVRPHLPEGTIFVADPSAGDLAEAEGAIVRAAFDVDRDLLARMPRLRVVARTGVGVERVDVAAATERGVAVAVTPGSNSRAVAEGAFAMICSLVKRVGESHAFVASGRWGTAAVPVPGDLHGKTFAVLGFGRIGRIIAGFGEAFGMRVIVHDPFVRAEAYENVSLEEAVRRADAVTLHLPGGGGELLPIELLRTAAHGLVLVNCARADLVRVETLRTALDEGVLSGVGLDVFAQEPVADHPLAGHPRVLLSPHTTGLSEGALAATFRMAAEAVAEVLAGHSPAHVATV; encoded by the coding sequence ATGAGCGGCGCGGACCGCGCGCCCGGTGCGGGTGAGACGCAGAATCCCCCCTCCGTCATTCTGCGCGAGCCTGCGAGTCGCAGAATCTCGGGCGAGGCTGCTGCGACTGTGCTCGTGCCTCGCTCCGCGCAGGATGACCGCGGGCAGGTAAGAGACGATGCACCGGTCGTGGTCGGCCTCGGCCCGGTCGATCCCGAGCTCGTGCGGCCCCATCTACCGGAGGGCACGATCTTCGTCGCCGATCCCTCGGCGGGGGATCTCGCGGAGGCAGAGGGCGCGATCGTGCGCGCGGCCTTCGACGTGGACCGCGATCTGCTCGCGCGCATGCCCCGGCTTCGGGTCGTCGCCCGCACCGGCGTGGGCGTCGAGCGCGTCGACGTCGCTGCCGCGACCGAGCGCGGGGTCGCGGTCGCGGTGACCCCCGGCAGCAACAGCCGCGCCGTCGCCGAGGGCGCGTTCGCGATGATCTGCTCCCTCGTGAAGCGAGTGGGGGAATCGCACGCGTTCGTCGCCTCCGGCCGCTGGGGCACCGCTGCGGTGCCGGTGCCCGGCGATCTGCACGGCAAGACCTTCGCGGTGCTCGGGTTCGGCCGCATCGGGCGTATCATCGCAGGCTTCGGCGAGGCCTTCGGCATGCGGGTGATCGTGCACGACCCGTTCGTGCGGGCCGAGGCGTACGAGAACGTGAGCCTGGAGGAGGCGGTGCGCCGCGCGGATGCGGTCACGCTGCATCTGCCGGGCGGCGGCGGAGAGCTGCTGCCGATCGAGCTGCTGCGCACCGCTGCGCACGGCCTGGTGCTGGTCAACTGCGCCCGCGCCGACCTGGTGCGCGTCGAGACGCTGCGCACCGCGCTCGACGAGGGGGTGCTCAGCGGCGTCGGGCTCGACGTCTTCGCGCAGGAGCCGGTGGCGGATCATCCGCTCGCCGGGCATCCGCGCGTGCTGCTGAGCCCGCACACGACCGGGCTCTCCGAGGGTGCGCTGGCGGCCACCTTCCGCATGGCGGCCGAGGCGGTCGCCGAGGTGCTGGCGGGCCACTCGCCGGCCCACGTCGCGACCGTCTGA
- a CDS encoding HpcH/HpaI aldolase family protein produces the protein MSTGSAAGPLAPGRALRERFRSGEPTVGTFLGLGSVTAAEACAAAGLDWVLVDLEHGGGDEDQVGAIVVAAGAYGAATLVRVEQPERIRIGRALDAGAAGVMFPRISSAAEAAEARRHQLYPPQGDRGVASYNRAARWTLDTAALDRTNEQAIGIVQIETRGAVDDLEAIAATPGADVLFVGPQDLSYALGVPRQFDDPGFQAVLDRVVEACRRHGKVAGILANDRAGAERYRDRGFDFLAIGSDATLLASAVSASIPDGLGLWA, from the coding sequence ATGAGCACGGGGTCTGCGGCCGGCCCCCTCGCTCCCGGCCGCGCGCTGCGGGAGCGGTTCCGCTCGGGCGAACCCACGGTCGGCACCTTCCTGGGGCTCGGCTCGGTGACGGCGGCCGAGGCGTGCGCGGCGGCCGGTCTCGACTGGGTGCTCGTCGACCTCGAGCACGGCGGCGGGGACGAGGACCAGGTGGGCGCGATCGTCGTCGCCGCCGGCGCGTACGGCGCCGCGACGCTGGTGCGCGTAGAGCAGCCGGAGCGCATCCGCATCGGGCGCGCGCTCGACGCCGGTGCGGCGGGCGTGATGTTCCCGCGCATCTCGAGCGCGGCGGAGGCGGCGGAGGCGCGCAGGCATCAGCTGTACCCGCCGCAGGGCGACCGCGGTGTGGCCAGTTACAACCGCGCTGCGCGGTGGACGCTCGACACCGCGGCCCTCGACCGGACGAACGAGCAGGCGATCGGGATCGTGCAGATCGAGACCCGCGGTGCGGTCGACGATCTCGAGGCGATCGCCGCGACCCCCGGGGCCGACGTGCTCTTCGTGGGGCCGCAAGACCTCAGCTACGCGCTCGGTGTGCCGCGGCAGTTCGACGATCCCGGCTTCCAAGCAGTGCTGGATCGGGTGGTCGAGGCGTGCCGGCGGCACGGCAAGGTCGCCGGCATCCTGGCGAACGACCGCGCGGGGGCGGAGCGCTATCGGGATCGCGGCTTCGACTTCCTCGCCATCGGCTCGGACGCGACGCTGCTCGCTTCAGCGGTGAGCGCCTCGATTCCCGACGGGCTGGGGCTGTGGGCATGA
- a CDS encoding TIM barrel protein: protein MTYRLAACAEMLFPELPFAERVRRIHDRGFLVEIWDWSTKDLAALAATGAEFSSMTGYLRGDLTTDAGRAELIATAKESLRAAEVIDSPRLNLHGTGLGEGGLPVVPRESVSGEDWIRAADTLRELAALGEEAGRTFVLENLNLAVDHPGTPFARAADTLALVRAVDRPGMRLNLDLYHAQIGEGNLVELVTEALPWIGEIQVADVPGRCEPGTGEIRYEAVAAALRELGYEGVIGMEAWASGDPDAALDAFAAAFTA from the coding sequence ATGACCTATCGCCTCGCCGCCTGCGCGGAGATGCTCTTCCCCGAGCTGCCGTTCGCGGAGCGCGTGCGCCGCATCCACGACCGCGGCTTCCTCGTCGAGATCTGGGACTGGAGCACGAAGGATCTCGCGGCGCTCGCCGCGACGGGCGCCGAATTCTCGTCGATGACCGGGTACCTGCGCGGCGACCTCACCACCGACGCGGGCCGCGCCGAGCTCATCGCCACCGCGAAGGAGTCGCTGCGCGCCGCCGAGGTCATCGATTCGCCGCGCCTCAACCTGCACGGCACCGGGCTCGGCGAGGGCGGCCTGCCGGTCGTGCCCCGCGAGAGCGTGAGCGGCGAGGACTGGATCCGCGCCGCCGACACGCTTCGCGAGCTGGCCGCGCTGGGCGAGGAGGCCGGCCGCACCTTCGTGCTCGAGAACCTCAATCTCGCCGTCGACCACCCGGGCACGCCGTTCGCCCGCGCCGCCGACACCCTCGCCCTCGTGCGCGCCGTCGATCGCCCCGGCATGCGCCTCAACCTCGACCTGTACCACGCGCAGATCGGCGAGGGGAACCTCGTCGAGCTGGTCACCGAGGCGCTGCCGTGGATCGGCGAGATCCAGGTGGCCGACGTGCCCGGCCGCTGCGAGCCCGGCACGGGCGAGATCCGCTACGAGGCGGTCGCCGCGGCGCTGCGCGAGCTGGGCTACGAGGGTGTGATCGGCATGGAGGCCTGGGCGAGCGGGGATCCCGACGCCGCGCTCGACGCGTTCGCGGCGGCATTCACCGCGTAG
- a CDS encoding LacI family DNA-binding transcriptional regulator, which produces MSKSPTIYDVAERAGVSKSLVSLVLRGSPRVSDEKRDAVLAAVAELDYTPSRLAAGLAGTRTRSIGVVIDEFENLWFAPALAGLRSALGAGGYSLSVADASLNAHLGLDPLEVFRSLRVDGVVLAGEVPEAAVKRLTVPAVVLGTRALELPNAPLIASDERMGGRLATAHLAELGHREIACVTGPGASAAAREAGYLAEMRDRGLVPRVVRAAQTTEAAAREVAVELFAAGGSGAAVAASDGPRAAASPSPGTDPAPTAVFAVNDPMAVGVIGAARDHGLEVPRGLSVVGYDDSPLAAYEFISLTSVSGDPRELGEAAGRALVALLEGDADPDPGPESLFTPRLSVRGSAAAPRA; this is translated from the coding sequence GTGAGCAAGTCGCCCACCATCTACGACGTCGCCGAGCGCGCCGGCGTGTCGAAGTCGCTCGTCTCCCTCGTGCTGCGCGGATCCCCTCGCGTGAGCGACGAGAAGCGCGACGCGGTGCTCGCCGCGGTCGCCGAGCTCGACTACACGCCCAGCCGGCTGGCCGCCGGCCTCGCCGGAACGCGCACCCGCAGCATCGGCGTGGTGATCGACGAGTTCGAGAACCTCTGGTTCGCCCCGGCGCTGGCCGGGCTGCGTTCCGCGCTCGGTGCGGGCGGGTACAGCCTGAGCGTCGCCGATGCGTCGTTGAACGCGCACCTGGGGCTCGATCCGCTCGAGGTGTTCCGCTCGCTGCGGGTCGACGGGGTGGTGCTGGCCGGCGAGGTGCCCGAGGCGGCGGTGAAGCGGCTGACCGTGCCCGCGGTCGTGCTCGGCACGCGTGCGCTCGAGCTCCCGAACGCCCCGCTGATCGCGAGTGATGAGCGTATGGGCGGGCGGCTCGCCACGGCGCACCTCGCCGAACTCGGGCACCGCGAGATCGCGTGCGTCACGGGTCCGGGTGCGAGCGCGGCGGCGCGCGAGGCGGGGTATCTCGCCGAGATGCGGGATCGCGGCCTGGTGCCGCGGGTGGTGCGCGCGGCACAGACGACCGAGGCGGCGGCGCGCGAGGTCGCGGTGGAGTTGTTCGCGGCGGGAGGATCCGGTGCTGCCGTCGCGGCGTCCGATGGACCCCGAGCCGCTGCTTCCCCGTCGCCCGGAACCGACCCTGCGCCCACGGCCGTGTTCGCGGTGAACGACCCGATGGCCGTCGGTGTGATCGGCGCGGCACGGGATCACGGCCTCGAGGTGCCCCGCGGCCTGTCGGTCGTCGGCTACGACGACTCGCCGCTGGCGGCGTACGAGTTCATCTCACTCACCTCGGTGAGCGGCGATCCGCGGGAGCTGGGCGAGGCGGCGGGCCGGGCCCTCGTAGCGCTGCTCGAGGGTGACGCCGATCCGGATCCCGGCCCCGAAAGCCTGTTCACCCCGCGGCTTTCGGTGCGCGGATCCGCGGCAGCGCCCCGCGCCTGA
- a CDS encoding MarR family winged helix-turn-helix transcriptional regulator, producing the protein MEQFPEDALELDRQVCFALAVASRSVIGIYRPILEPLGLTHPQYLVMLALWGDAPLRFGEIADMLRLDPATLSPIIKRLEHSGLVERTPAEGDERTFCIVPTEAGRALREQALSVPPAVVEQLGLPVERLMALRDELATVIAAVDRSA; encoded by the coding sequence ATGGAGCAGTTCCCGGAAGACGCCCTCGAACTCGACCGACAGGTGTGCTTCGCGCTCGCCGTCGCCAGCCGGAGCGTGATCGGCATCTACCGGCCGATCCTGGAGCCGCTCGGCCTGACCCACCCCCAGTACCTCGTCATGCTCGCCCTCTGGGGCGACGCTCCGCTGCGCTTCGGCGAGATCGCCGACATGCTGCGCCTCGATCCCGCGACGCTCTCGCCGATCATCAAGAGGCTCGAGCACTCCGGCCTCGTCGAGCGCACCCCGGCGGAGGGTGACGAGCGCACCTTCTGCATCGTGCCGACCGAGGCCGGGCGCGCCCTGCGGGAGCAGGCGCTCTCGGTGCCGCCCGCCGTGGTCGAGCAACTCGGCCTGCCCGTCGAGCGTCTCATGGCGCTGCGGGACGAGCTCGCGACGGTGATCGCGGCCGTCGATCGCTCGGCCTGA
- a CDS encoding substrate-binding domain-containing protein: MLKSRKGRWGKLGLAGVAATGALLLAACGSPAGAGGGAAGGEEGGSSDLEPLKVALVTHAAPGDTFWDTIRAGAEDAADKNNVDLLYSSDPDGARQAQLVQQAVDQGVDGIVVTLAKADAMSGEVKKAVEAGIPVFSINAGEEQFKEMGVLAHFGQNEFIAGQAAGEQFNEAGLSKVVCVIQEQGHVGLESRCEGLADTFSGSSEVLYVQGTDMTNVASTITSKLQTNSDIDGVLTLGAPFALTAQDAIADAGSSAVLATTDLNADVYNAINDGSILFGIDQQPFLQGYSSVEAVRLFNQGGYVLGGGQAVLTGPAVVNADNADSVSAQFE; this comes from the coding sequence ATGTTGAAGTCACGTAAGGGTCGTTGGGGCAAGCTCGGTCTTGCCGGTGTCGCAGCCACGGGGGCGCTGCTGCTCGCCGCGTGCGGTTCTCCCGCGGGTGCCGGGGGCGGCGCGGCCGGCGGCGAAGAGGGCGGCAGCTCCGATCTCGAGCCGCTGAAGGTCGCACTCGTCACCCACGCCGCTCCGGGCGACACCTTCTGGGACACGATCCGTGCAGGTGCGGAAGACGCTGCGGACAAGAACAACGTCGATCTGCTCTACAGCTCGGATCCCGATGGTGCCCGCCAGGCGCAGCTGGTGCAGCAGGCGGTGGACCAGGGCGTCGACGGCATCGTCGTGACGCTGGCGAAGGCCGACGCGATGTCCGGCGAGGTCAAGAAGGCCGTCGAAGCCGGCATCCCGGTCTTCAGCATCAACGCGGGCGAGGAGCAGTTCAAGGAGATGGGCGTGCTCGCCCACTTCGGTCAGAACGAGTTCATCGCCGGTCAGGCCGCCGGTGAGCAGTTCAACGAGGCGGGTCTGAGCAAGGTCGTCTGCGTGATCCAGGAGCAGGGCCACGTAGGCCTCGAGTCCCGCTGCGAGGGTCTGGCCGACACGTTCAGCGGCTCTTCCGAGGTGCTGTACGTGCAGGGCACCGACATGACCAACGTCGCCTCGACCATCACCTCGAAGCTGCAGACCAACTCGGACATCGACGGTGTGCTCACGCTCGGCGCCCCCTTCGCGCTGACCGCTCAGGACGCCATCGCCGACGCCGGCTCGAGCGCCGTGCTCGCAACCACCGACCTCAATGCCGACGTCTACAACGCCATCAACGACGGGTCGATTCTCTTCGGCATCGACCAGCAGCCCTTCCTGCAGGGCTACTCCAGCGTCGAGGCGGTGCGCCTGTTCAACCAGGGGGGCTACGTGCTCGGCGGAGGCCAGGCCGTCCTGACCGGCCCGGCCGTGGTCAACGCCGACAACGCCGACAGCGTCTCGGCGCAGTTCGAGTGA
- a CDS encoding aldehyde dehydrogenase family protein, translating to MSEQGTREYGSYGLLIGGEWREAADGARAEVRSPYDGSPVGEVAVATASDVDAAIAAAERGAAVWRRTPAHERAAILNRAADLADARAEQLAATISAENGKPLAEATGEARRSGSIIRLSAYEGSQLYGDSLPLDANPGTGQDKVGFTLRQPVGIVVAITPFNYPALLVLHKVGPALAAGNAVILKPAGATPLTALALAQIFVEAGVPEGAISVVTGSGGVLGDALVSDPRVRKISFTGSTGVGERIAAIAGVKKLSLELGASSPTLILPGVDIEKASSAVAAGGYVNAGQVCISVQRVVVHRDVEADFLDALLPKVRAIRTGDPFAEGVALGPLIAQREAERVEQSIAQAVADGSTLLTGGERDGGFISPAIVTGVDTRQAFAQEELFGPAVAVTTVSGFDEAIDAANGTPYGLAAGVFGGTLSEGIRAMREIDAGSVHLGWTPLWRADLMPYGGFKASGYGKEGVRSTIEEMSEVKTVIMHG from the coding sequence ATGAGCGAGCAGGGAACGCGTGAGTACGGCAGCTACGGGCTGCTGATCGGCGGCGAGTGGCGCGAGGCGGCGGACGGTGCGCGCGCCGAGGTGCGTTCGCCCTACGATGGCAGCCCCGTTGGAGAGGTCGCGGTGGCGACGGCCTCCGACGTCGACGCCGCCATCGCCGCGGCCGAGCGGGGAGCCGCCGTGTGGCGTCGCACTCCCGCTCACGAGCGCGCCGCGATCCTGAATCGCGCGGCGGACCTCGCAGACGCCCGCGCCGAGCAGCTCGCCGCGACGATCTCGGCCGAGAACGGCAAGCCGCTTGCCGAGGCGACCGGCGAGGCGCGCCGATCCGGATCGATCATCCGCCTCTCGGCCTACGAGGGCAGCCAGCTGTACGGCGACAGCCTGCCTCTCGACGCGAACCCGGGTACGGGGCAGGACAAGGTGGGCTTCACGCTGCGCCAGCCTGTCGGGATCGTCGTCGCCATCACTCCGTTCAACTACCCCGCGTTGCTGGTGCTGCACAAGGTTGGCCCGGCCCTGGCTGCCGGCAACGCGGTTATTCTCAAGCCCGCCGGAGCGACCCCGCTCACCGCTCTGGCGCTCGCCCAGATCTTCGTCGAGGCGGGCGTTCCCGAGGGCGCCATCTCCGTGGTGACCGGATCGGGCGGCGTGCTCGGTGACGCGCTCGTCAGCGATCCGCGGGTGCGCAAGATCTCCTTCACCGGCTCGACTGGTGTGGGCGAGCGCATCGCCGCGATCGCGGGCGTCAAGAAGCTCTCGCTCGAGCTCGGCGCCTCGTCGCCGACGCTCATCCTGCCCGGCGTCGACATCGAGAAGGCGTCGTCCGCGGTCGCAGCGGGCGGCTACGTGAACGCCGGCCAGGTGTGCATCTCGGTGCAGCGCGTCGTCGTGCACCGCGACGTCGAGGCCGACTTCCTCGACGCGCTGCTGCCGAAGGTGCGGGCGATCCGCACGGGCGATCCCTTCGCGGAGGGGGTCGCGCTCGGCCCGCTCATCGCCCAGCGCGAGGCCGAGCGCGTCGAGCAGAGCATCGCACAGGCGGTGGCCGACGGCTCGACGCTGCTCACCGGCGGCGAGCGGGACGGCGGTTTCATCTCGCCGGCCATCGTGACCGGTGTCGATACCCGCCAGGCGTTCGCGCAGGAGGAGCTCTTCGGGCCGGCCGTCGCGGTCACCACCGTCAGCGGCTTCGACGAAGCGATTGACGCGGCCAACGGCACCCCTTACGGTCTCGCGGCCGGTGTCTTCGGCGGCACGCTCTCCGAGGGGATCCGCGCGATGCGCGAGATCGACGCCGGCAGCGTGCACCTCGGGTGGACACCGCTGTGGCGCGCCGACCTCATGCCGTACGGCGGCTTCAAGGCCAGCGGCTACGGCAAGGAAGGGGTGCGCTCCACGATCGAGGAGATGAGTGAAGTGAAGACCGTGATCATGCACGGGTGA
- a CDS encoding LacI family DNA-binding transcriptional regulator — MTEQTRDQAAHVRPPTIRDVAREAGVSKSLVSLVFNGGENVSEERRRVLLAAETLGYRPNLVAQSLSAGRRDLVGILVSNLSNPIFADIVGAAKARLSEAGQRTMIVTAQVDDGSGEPVLDRDNLAVLRDLRPAGLITVGTIPEFSELSDLTATIPTVVASAIDATDDTVATVRTDDVAGIDLVVDHLVDHGVARMVFVGGAGGTVSASRERAFRAAVARHGLEDFFVVERANFTEAGARRAVERMLAAGAPPEAVVAVNDLTALGVIAALEEAGVRVPEDCRVTGYDDSTLASIPRISLTSVDPHNRRIGREAAEALLSASASVRRGREVLIPPSLVVRESSGA, encoded by the coding sequence ATGACGGAGCAGACGCGGGATCAGGCGGCGCATGTCCGCCCCCCGACGATCCGCGATGTGGCCCGCGAGGCCGGGGTCTCGAAATCGCTCGTCTCGCTTGTCTTCAACGGGGGCGAGAACGTCAGCGAGGAGCGGCGGCGAGTGCTGCTCGCGGCCGAGACGCTGGGGTACCGCCCCAACCTCGTCGCCCAGTCGCTGTCGGCGGGTCGTCGGGATCTCGTCGGGATCCTCGTCTCCAACCTCTCGAACCCGATCTTCGCCGACATCGTGGGCGCCGCGAAGGCGCGTCTCAGCGAGGCCGGGCAGCGGACCATGATCGTCACCGCGCAGGTCGATGACGGCAGCGGGGAGCCCGTGCTCGATCGCGACAACCTCGCGGTGCTCCGGGATCTGCGCCCTGCGGGGCTCATCACCGTCGGCACGATCCCCGAGTTCTCGGAGCTCTCCGACCTCACGGCTACGATTCCGACCGTCGTGGCGAGTGCGATCGACGCGACCGACGACACGGTCGCCACGGTGCGCACCGACGACGTCGCGGGCATCGACCTGGTCGTCGATCACCTCGTCGATCATGGGGTCGCGCGCATGGTGTTCGTCGGAGGCGCCGGGGGCACGGTGTCGGCCTCGCGTGAACGCGCCTTCCGGGCGGCCGTCGCGCGTCACGGGCTGGAGGACTTCTTCGTGGTGGAGCGCGCCAACTTCACCGAGGCGGGCGCGCGTCGCGCGGTGGAGCGGATGTTGGCGGCGGGCGCGCCGCCCGAGGCCGTCGTCGCGGTGAACGATCTCACCGCGCTCGGCGTGATCGCCGCGCTCGAAGAGGCAGGGGTGCGGGTGCCGGAGGACTGCCGCGTGACCGGCTACGACGATTCGACCCTCGCGTCGATCCCGCGCATCTCGCTCACCAGCGTCGACCCGCACAACCGCCGCATCGGGCGTGAGGCGGCCGAGGCGCTCCTCTCCGCCTCGGCGTCCGTTCGGCGCGGGCGCGAGGTGCTGATCCCGCCGAGTCTCGTGGTGCGGGAGTCGTCCGGGGCCTGA
- the iolG gene encoding inositol 2-dehydrogenase, whose protein sequence is MTQTPVRLGLIGTGRIGQVHAASIAAAPDAALAWVADPFVDGARGVAERFGGTATESAEELIAAGASGELDAVLIASPTPTHVDLIEASVRAGLPVLCEKPIDLDIARVDALRPLVQSSGVPVALGFNRRFDRDFAAVRDRVAAGEIGELEQLIIISRDPAAPPADYVKVSGGIFRDMTIHDFDMARFFLPDIVSVSATGTQAFDPGAREHGDFDTAVTTLRTASGAVVTIVNSRHSAIGYDQRLEAFGATGMLQVANAPTSLVSASTADAVDAKPAFGAFFLERYAQAYADELREFVKLVRGEASTSPTFEDGRAALILADAAQRSAAEGVAVAVAL, encoded by the coding sequence ATGACGCAGACTCCCGTCCGCCTCGGACTCATCGGCACCGGCCGTATCGGCCAGGTGCACGCCGCGAGTATCGCGGCCGCCCCCGATGCGGCGCTCGCCTGGGTCGCCGACCCGTTCGTGGACGGGGCCCGCGGTGTGGCGGAGCGCTTCGGCGGCACCGCGACCGAATCGGCGGAAGAGCTCATCGCTGCCGGCGCCTCCGGCGAGCTCGACGCGGTGCTCATCGCATCCCCCACACCCACCCACGTCGACCTCATCGAGGCCTCGGTGCGCGCCGGCCTGCCGGTGCTCTGCGAGAAGCCGATCGACCTCGACATCGCCCGGGTCGACGCGCTGCGCCCGCTCGTGCAGTCGAGCGGCGTGCCCGTGGCCCTCGGCTTCAACCGCCGCTTCGACCGCGACTTCGCGGCGGTGCGGGATCGCGTGGCCGCCGGCGAGATCGGCGAACTCGAGCAGCTCATCATCATCAGCCGCGACCCGGCCGCCCCGCCCGCCGACTACGTAAAGGTCTCGGGCGGCATCTTCCGCGACATGACCATCCACGACTTCGACATGGCGCGCTTCTTCCTGCCCGACATCGTCTCGGTCAGCGCCACCGGCACGCAGGCCTTCGACCCGGGCGCGCGCGAGCACGGCGACTTCGACACCGCCGTCACGACGCTGCGCACGGCATCGGGGGCGGTCGTCACGATCGTCAACTCGCGCCACAGCGCCATCGGATACGACCAGCGCCTCGAGGCTTTCGGGGCGACGGGCATGCTGCAGGTGGCGAACGCGCCCACGAGCCTCGTCAGCGCCTCCACCGCCGACGCGGTCGACGCGAAGCCGGCCTTCGGCGCGTTCTTCCTCGAGCGCTACGCCCAGGCCTACGCCGACGAGCTGCGCGAGTTCGTGAAGCTCGTGCGCGGCGAGGCCTCGACCAGCCCCACCTTCGAGGACGGTCGCGCCGCGCTGATCCTCGCCGACGCCGCACAGCGCTCCGCCGCCGAGGGCGTCGCGGTCGCCGTCGCGCTCTGA
- the iolD gene encoding 3D-(3,5/4)-trihydroxycyclohexane-1,2-dione acylhydrolase (decyclizing) has protein sequence MVQGTSGRTVRLTVAQATVRYVAAQHSVADGERRRFVPAALGIFGHGNVAGLGQALAEHADRLPFVQGRNEQALGHMATGFAKASKRRQTLAVTASIGPGATNLVTAAALATVNRIPLLLFPGDTYATRRQGPVLQQLDLPGTPDVTANDTFRPVSRFFDRITRPEQLLTALPQAFRVLASAEETGAVVVSLPQDVQSHAFDFPVEFFEERDWVIRRRVPDAPEVARVAELIRAAERPLVIAGGGVIYSDAQAELTALGKQTLLPVSETFGGKGAITEDGPWSVFGIGLEGSPTTNRLAERADLIVHIGTRLTDFATASQSLFANPDVRFASINVVEHDAVKQGAAAVLADAKLALEALTAELGDYRIPAAWAVDVQAARAAWVPVRDAALDPDTRFPKEQHPELPQTDAVLTQGQLIGLMQQHARPGDTIVAAAGGPPGDLQKVWDATGARHAHLEFGFSCMGYELPAAMGVRVADPDPSHRVTAFIGDGTFVMMPTEIVTAAQEGIPFTVVISENHGYQVIRRLQMWRTGEHFGNEFRYREGGGSLAGADAGRLEGEYLRIDLAQVAAGLGAEVRRPTTADEVRAALDETRDVPGPVVIVVPTIPHADLPASEVWWDVSPAEVWERVDTSEKLVEYGEGLALQRWHG, from the coding sequence ATGGTTCAGGGAACATCGGGGCGTACCGTGCGTCTCACCGTGGCGCAGGCGACCGTGCGCTACGTCGCCGCTCAGCATTCGGTCGCCGACGGCGAGCGGCGCCGTTTCGTGCCCGCGGCGCTCGGCATCTTCGGACACGGCAACGTCGCCGGTCTGGGCCAGGCGCTCGCCGAGCACGCGGATCGCCTGCCCTTCGTGCAGGGCCGCAACGAGCAGGCGCTCGGCCACATGGCCACCGGCTTCGCGAAGGCATCGAAGCGCCGTCAGACCCTCGCCGTGACGGCGTCGATCGGCCCGGGAGCCACGAACCTCGTCACGGCGGCGGCGCTGGCCACCGTGAACCGGATTCCGCTGCTGCTCTTCCCCGGAGACACCTACGCGACGCGTCGTCAGGGCCCCGTGCTGCAGCAGCTCGACCTGCCCGGCACCCCCGACGTCACGGCGAACGACACCTTCCGCCCGGTGTCGCGCTTCTTCGACCGCATCACCCGCCCCGAGCAGCTGCTCACCGCGCTGCCGCAGGCGTTCCGCGTGCTCGCGAGCGCCGAGGAAACCGGTGCGGTCGTGGTCTCGTTGCCGCAGGACGTGCAGTCGCACGCCTTCGACTTCCCCGTCGAGTTCTTCGAGGAGCGCGACTGGGTGATCCGTCGGCGCGTGCCCGACGCCCCCGAGGTGGCGCGGGTGGCCGAGCTGATCCGCGCCGCGGAGCGCCCGCTTGTGATCGCGGGCGGAGGCGTCATCTACTCCGACGCGCAGGCGGAGCTCACCGCGCTCGGCAAGCAGACCCTGCTGCCCGTCAGCGAGACCTTCGGAGGGAAGGGGGCGATCACCGAGGACGGCCCGTGGAGCGTCTTCGGCATCGGGCTCGAGGGCTCGCCGACCACCAACCGTCTCGCCGAGCGCGCCGACCTCATCGTGCACATCGGCACCCGCCTCACCGACTTCGCCACGGCCTCTCAGTCGCTCTTCGCGAATCCCGACGTGCGCTTCGCCTCGATCAACGTGGTGGAGCACGACGCCGTGAAGCAGGGTGCCGCCGCGGTGCTCGCCGACGCGAAGCTCGCGCTCGAGGCACTCACCGCCGAGCTCGGCGACTACCGGATCCCCGCCGCGTGGGCGGTCGATGTCCAGGCGGCCCGGGCCGCCTGGGTCCCGGTGCGCGACGCCGCGCTCGATCCCGACACCCGCTTCCCCAAGGAGCAGCACCCCGAGCTGCCGCAGACCGACGCCGTGCTCACCCAGGGCCAGCTCATCGGCCTCATGCAGCAGCACGCACGTCCGGGCGACACGATCGTCGCGGCCGCCGGCGGCCCGCCCGGCGACCTGCAGAAGGTGTGGGACGCGACCGGCGCACGCCATGCGCACCTCGAGTTCGGCTTCTCGTGCATGGGGTACGAGCTGCCCGCCGCGATGGGCGTGCGCGTGGCTGATCCGGATCCCTCGCACCGTGTCACGGCGTTCATCGGCGACGGCACCTTCGTGATGATGCCCACCGAGATCGTCACCGCGGCGCAGGAGGGCATCCCCTTCACCGTCGTCATCTCCGAGAACCACGGCTACCAGGTGATCCGCCGCCTGCAGATGTGGCGCACCGGCGAGCACTTCGGCAACGAGTTCCGCTACCGCGAGGGCGGGGGATCCCTGGCCGGCGCCGATGCGGGGCGCCTCGAGGGCGAGTACCTGCGCATCGACCTCGCTCAGGTCGCCGCGGGTCTCGGCGCCGAGGTGCGCAGGCCCACCACCGCCGACGAGGTGCGCGCGGCGCTCGACGAGACCCGCGACGTGCCCGGCCCCGTGGTGATCGTGGTGCCCACGATCCCGCACGCCGACCTGCCCGCCTCCGAGGTGTGGTGGGACGTGTCGCCGGCCGAGGTGTGGGAGCGCGTCGACACCTCCGAGAAGCTCGTCGAATACGGCGAGGGCCTCGCGCTGCAGCGGTGGCACGGATGA